The following are from one region of the Shinella sp. PSBB067 genome:
- a CDS encoding VUT family protein — MLANRVIPIYVLLMTAVVVASNVLVQYPLSGELFGIALGDLLTYGAFTYPVAFLVTDLTNRQFGPRIARRVVAAGFLVAVLFSFAASTPRIAIASGSAFLAGQLLDISIFNRLRRQTWWRAPLIASLIGSVLDTMIFFSFAFAPFFSVFGPNDDFAIASAPVLGIFAAETPRWISWAIGDFSVKVLVGLVMLLPYGALMSRLKPMPGVEKMA; from the coding sequence ATGCTCGCGAACCGCGTCATCCCTATCTATGTCCTCCTGATGACGGCCGTGGTCGTCGCCTCCAACGTGCTGGTGCAGTACCCGCTTTCGGGTGAACTGTTCGGTATCGCGCTCGGCGACCTCCTGACCTACGGCGCCTTCACCTATCCCGTCGCCTTCCTCGTCACGGATCTCACCAATCGCCAGTTCGGCCCGCGCATCGCGCGCCGCGTCGTGGCGGCCGGTTTCCTCGTGGCGGTGCTGTTCTCGTTCGCCGCGTCCACGCCGCGCATCGCCATCGCTTCCGGCTCGGCCTTCCTTGCCGGCCAGTTGCTCGACATCTCCATCTTCAACAGGCTGCGCCGGCAGACCTGGTGGCGCGCGCCGCTGATCGCCTCGCTGATCGGTTCGGTGCTCGATACGATGATCTTCTTCTCCTTCGCCTTCGCGCCGTTCTTCTCGGTCTTCGGGCCGAACGACGATTTCGCCATCGCCTCGGCGCCCGTGCTCGGCATCTTCGCGGCCGAGACGCCGCGCTGGATCTCCTGGGCCATCGGCGACTTCTCCGTGAAGGTGCTGGTGGGCCTCGTCATGCTGCTGCCCTATGGCGCGCTGATGAGCCGGCTCAAGCCGATGCCGGGCGTCGAGAAGATGGCTTAA
- a CDS encoding gamma-glutamylcyclotransferase, whose translation MTVDMNEFWVFGYGSLMWNPGFEFEERQAAHLFGFRRSLCVRSWVHRGTEERPGLVLGLDRGGSCRGVAFRVTPEKREAVVDYLRERELVTHVYKERTLPATLSDGRRVSTLAYICDRAHHQFAGSLTVGEAASTVSAAFGKSGHNMDYVRNTLAHLREMGIRDHWLEDVGRAAENLYARASA comes from the coding sequence GTGACGGTGGATATGAACGAATTCTGGGTCTTTGGCTACGGATCGCTGATGTGGAATCCGGGCTTCGAGTTCGAAGAACGGCAGGCGGCCCACCTCTTCGGCTTCCGCCGTTCACTCTGCGTGCGCTCCTGGGTGCATCGCGGCACGGAGGAAAGGCCAGGCCTCGTGCTCGGCCTCGACCGCGGCGGCTCCTGCCGCGGCGTCGCCTTCCGCGTGACGCCGGAAAAGCGCGAGGCGGTGGTCGATTATCTGCGTGAACGCGAGCTGGTGACCCACGTCTACAAGGAACGCACGCTGCCCGCGACGTTGAGCGACGGCCGCCGCGTCTCAACGCTCGCCTATATCTGCGACCGCGCCCACCATCAGTTTGCCGGATCGCTGACGGTAGGGGAGGCCGCCAGCACCGTCAGCGCCGCCTTCGGCAAGTCGGGCCACAACATGGATTACGTGCGCAACACGCTCGCGCATCTGCGCGAGATGGGCATCCGCGACCACTGGCTGGAGGATGTCGGCCGGGCGGCGGAAAACCTCTACGCGCGCGCCTCGGCCTGA
- a CDS encoding esterase-like activity of phytase family protein produces MRSLPAIALSALLCLSPVQPAAADAIEVPVSSRAITQFTPGSGQRIFGRLEFLGGIAYSSTSPLLGAISAIRFRNDRQNFVSVLDTGHWLTGRVERDAEGRLSGLADVRIRSMFNRDGRDENPKQAMDAEGLAIGRGELLVSFEGHHRIDAYPDPGFMDARPKRRLPLPIERREIRRNRGMEALAMSPATGPLGAVPVVVTERSLDADGNVFAAVLEGPRAGLFTVRRNDPWDITDGAFLPNGDLLLLERRFRLLDGMGMRIRRIDGDTIRPGAVVDGEVLIDADLRQQIDNMEGLDVVAIAKDDIRIIVVSDDNHSILQRNLMLEFRLK; encoded by the coding sequence GTGCGAAGCCTTCCCGCGATCGCCCTGTCCGCCCTGCTCTGCCTGTCGCCCGTGCAGCCGGCGGCAGCGGATGCCATCGAGGTCCCGGTCTCCAGCCGCGCCATTACGCAGTTCACGCCGGGTTCCGGCCAGCGCATCTTCGGCAGGCTCGAATTCCTCGGCGGCATCGCCTATTCGTCGACCAGTCCCCTGCTCGGCGCGATCTCGGCGATCCGCTTCCGAAACGACCGGCAGAACTTCGTCTCGGTGCTCGATACCGGCCACTGGCTGACCGGCCGCGTCGAGCGCGATGCCGAAGGCCGGTTGAGCGGCCTTGCCGACGTCAGGATCCGCTCGATGTTCAATCGGGACGGCCGCGACGAAAACCCCAAGCAGGCGATGGATGCCGAGGGCCTCGCCATCGGCAGGGGCGAGCTCCTCGTCAGCTTCGAGGGGCATCACCGGATCGACGCCTATCCCGATCCCGGCTTCATGGACGCAAGGCCGAAGCGCCGGTTGCCCCTTCCCATCGAACGAAGGGAGATCCGACGGAACCGCGGCATGGAGGCGCTCGCCATGTCGCCGGCCACAGGCCCGCTCGGCGCCGTACCGGTGGTCGTGACGGAGCGCAGCCTGGATGCCGATGGCAACGTCTTCGCCGCTGTCTTGGAAGGCCCGCGTGCGGGCCTCTTCACCGTCAGACGCAACGACCCCTGGGACATCACCGACGGCGCCTTCCTGCCGAATGGCGACCTCCTCCTGCTGGAACGCCGCTTCCGCCTGTTGGACGGCATGGGCATGCGCATCCGCCGGATCGACGGCGATACGATCCGCCCCGGCGCGGTGGTCGACGGCGAGGTGCTGATCGACGCCGACCTTCGCCAGCAGATCGACAATATGGAAGGGCTGGACGTGGTGGCGATAGCTAAGGACGACATCCGCATCATCGTCGTTTCCGACGACAATCACTCCATCCTCCAGCGCAACCTGATGCTGGAATTCCGGCTGAAGTGA
- a CDS encoding DUF2125 domain-containing protein, with translation MASSSRADVSGVTRKLILLAIGVVLFIALYTGGWFYAASWLKERLDRELAASAQGMHSASCGNLDVRGFPFRIGVFCDSVAVDDRPSGLSATFGALRSAAQVYRPGHAVFELDGPAQVRVTPDLVFDADWDLMHASAVAWTDGLDRFSAAYDGLKGQLNMPSDGLSVGIAAAHGEKHVRRSGEALDVAASLDTLSLELNGKALPPMNVAADLTIADAARWMSAEGPPPNLPLGTSTELRSLSFDLGAGQKLTLSGPVTIGEDGYVSGALDLTIEGITAWRDRVSEVFPQAAKTAKRVAEGVKVLSGGQERAVVKVNIRQGTVYLGLFPVAEIPPL, from the coding sequence ATGGCATCGTCAAGCCGCGCCGACGTTTCCGGCGTTACGCGCAAACTGATCCTGCTCGCCATCGGCGTCGTTCTCTTCATCGCGCTCTATACGGGCGGATGGTTCTATGCCGCAAGCTGGCTGAAGGAACGGCTGGATCGGGAGCTTGCCGCCTCCGCACAGGGCATGCATTCGGCATCGTGCGGCAACCTCGACGTTCGCGGCTTTCCGTTCCGCATCGGCGTCTTCTGCGATTCCGTCGCCGTCGACGACCGGCCTTCCGGGCTTTCGGCCACTTTCGGCGCATTGCGCTCGGCCGCGCAGGTCTATCGCCCCGGCCATGCGGTGTTCGAACTGGACGGGCCGGCGCAGGTGCGCGTGACACCCGACCTCGTCTTCGATGCCGACTGGGACCTGATGCATGCGAGCGCCGTCGCCTGGACGGACGGGCTCGACCGGTTCTCGGCCGCTTACGATGGGCTGAAGGGCCAGCTCAACATGCCCTCGGACGGCCTGTCGGTCGGCATTGCCGCGGCCCACGGCGAAAAGCATGTCCGCCGATCCGGCGAAGCGCTCGACGTCGCCGCCTCGCTCGATACCCTCTCGCTGGAGCTTAATGGCAAGGCGCTGCCGCCGATGAACGTCGCGGCCGACCTGACGATCGCCGATGCGGCCCGGTGGATGTCCGCCGAGGGCCCGCCGCCGAACCTGCCGCTCGGCACGAGCACCGAGTTGCGCAGCCTGTCGTTCGATCTCGGCGCGGGCCAGAAGCTGACCCTTTCCGGTCCCGTGACGATCGGCGAGGACGGCTATGTCTCCGGCGCGCTGGACCTCACCATCGAGGGCATCACGGCCTGGCGCGATCGCGTTTCGGAGGTGTTTCCGCAGGCCGCCAAGACGGCGAAGCGCGTCGCGGAGGGGGTCAAGGTCCTCTCGGGCGGGCAGGAGCGGGCCGTGGTGAAAGTCAATATCCGGCAGGGAACGGTCTATCTCGGCCTTTTCCCCGTCGCGGAGATCCCGCCGCTCTGA
- a CDS encoding DUF3108 domain-containing protein encodes MNGRGWIAGAAVSLALLGGAGPLSSAEIQHRTDYSIRLSGLPVATASFRSEFSGNRYTISGSLHSAGLVDIFSRTQGTTSVSGIVGRDNLHATSYSVNYRSGKRGRAIDVTFRNGNVIHANMVPARKKPENWVPVTRADLRAVLDPISGLIIPAGNRVCPNTLPIFDGESRLDLQLTSKGTKPYSTKGFEGEAVVCGIRFVPKSGYKKGRDDVEYLRRLRTMEIWFAKAEDANVYAPVYVKIPTKLGPVTVSATRFGG; translated from the coding sequence ATGAACGGACGGGGTTGGATAGCGGGCGCAGCGGTGTCGCTTGCCCTTCTGGGCGGCGCGGGGCCCCTTTCGTCGGCCGAGATCCAGCACCGCACGGACTACAGCATCCGCCTTTCCGGACTGCCGGTCGCGACCGCCAGCTTCCGCTCCGAGTTTTCCGGCAACCGCTACACCATTTCCGGCAGCCTGCATTCGGCAGGCCTCGTCGACATCTTCTCCCGCACGCAGGGCACGACCTCCGTCTCCGGCATCGTCGGGCGGGACAACCTGCATGCCACCTCCTATTCGGTGAACTACCGCAGCGGCAAGCGCGGCCGGGCCATCGACGTCACCTTCCGCAACGGCAACGTCATCCATGCCAACATGGTGCCGGCGCGCAAGAAGCCGGAAAACTGGGTGCCCGTCACCCGCGCCGACCTGCGCGCGGTGCTCGACCCGATCTCGGGCCTCATCATTCCCGCCGGCAACCGCGTCTGCCCGAACACGCTGCCGATCTTCGACGGCGAATCCCGCCTCGACCTGCAACTGACGTCGAAGGGCACGAAGCCCTATTCCACCAAGGGCTTCGAGGGCGAGGCCGTGGTCTGCGGCATCCGCTTCGTCCCCAAATCCGGCTACAAGAAGGGCCGGGACGACGTGGAATACCTGCGCAGGCTGAGGACGATGGAAATCTGGTTTGCCAAGGCCGAAGACGCGAATGTATATGCTCCAGTCTATGTGAAGATTCCGACCAAGCTCGGTCCCGTCACCGTCTCGGCCACGCGCTTCGGCGGATGA
- the cobS gene encoding cobaltochelatase subunit CobS, protein MSKMDLDISNLPDTTVSVREVFGIDTDLRVPAYSKADAYVPDLDPDYLFDRETTLAILAGFAHNRRVMVSGYHGTGKSTHIEQVAARLNWPCVRVNLDSHVSRIDLVGKDAIVVKDGLQVTEFKDGILPWAYQHNVALVFDEYDAGRPDVMFVIQRVLESSGRLTLLDQSRVIRPHPAFRLFATANTVGLGDTTGLYHGTQQINQAQMDRWSIVTTLNYLPHDNEVNIVAAKVKRLAAGKDGRETISRMVRVADLTRAAFINGDLSTVMSPRTVITWAENAEIFGDVAFAFRVTFLNKCDELERTLVAELYQRAFGVELKESAANIVLEATV, encoded by the coding sequence ATGAGCAAGATGGATCTCGATATTTCCAACCTCCCGGACACCACGGTTTCCGTACGGGAGGTTTTCGGCATTGATACGGACCTCAGGGTCCCGGCCTATTCCAAGGCGGACGCCTATGTGCCGGACCTCGACCCGGACTACCTGTTCGACCGCGAAACGACGCTCGCCATCCTCGCGGGCTTTGCCCACAACCGGCGCGTCATGGTCTCCGGCTACCACGGCACCGGCAAGTCGACCCATATCGAGCAGGTCGCCGCCCGCCTCAACTGGCCCTGCGTGCGCGTCAACCTCGACAGCCATGTCAGCCGTATCGACCTCGTCGGCAAGGACGCCATCGTCGTCAAGGACGGCCTTCAGGTCACCGAATTCAAGGACGGCATCCTGCCCTGGGCCTACCAGCACAATGTCGCGCTCGTCTTCGACGAATACGACGCCGGCCGCCCGGACGTCATGTTCGTCATCCAGCGCGTGCTGGAATCCTCCGGCCGCCTGACCCTGCTCGACCAGAGCCGCGTCATCCGCCCGCACCCGGCCTTCCGCCTGTTCGCGACGGCCAACACCGTCGGTCTCGGCGACACGACCGGCCTCTACCACGGCACGCAGCAGATCAACCAGGCGCAGATGGACCGCTGGTCGATCGTCACCACGCTGAACTACCTGCCGCACGACAACGAGGTGAACATCGTCGCCGCCAAGGTGAAGCGCCTCGCTGCCGGCAAGGACGGCCGCGAGACCATCTCGCGCATGGTGCGCGTCGCCGACCTCACCCGCGCCGCCTTCATCAACGGCGACCTTTCGACCGTGATGAGCCCGCGTACGGTCATCACCTGGGCGGAGAATGCGGAGATCTTCGGCGACGTCGCCTTCGCCTTCCGCGTGACCTTCCTCAACAAGTGCGACGAACTGGAGCGCACGCTGGTGGCCGAACTCTACCAGCGCGCCTTCGGCGTGGAGCTGAAGGAAAGCGCCGCCAACATCGTCCTGGAAGCGACTGTCTGA
- a CDS encoding class I SAM-dependent methyltransferase, translating into MHADIVDLREFYHSPLGRLADHSIAMALASLWARLPDERLVGLGYAVPYLDRFRADTERTFAFMPAGQGAVNWPPGELSSTALVFDEELPLPDASVDRVLMVHSLEFAENPRETMKELWRVLAPGGRLVIVVPNRRGVWARMEHTPFGSGRPYSRSQLIALLRETNFTPGASAEALFFPPSKLRSVQKLRGAFERLGRSLWPMFSGVIIVEAQKRLYQGLPVAARASRRVFVPVLAPQGIPTTRERAPR; encoded by the coding sequence ATGCATGCAGATATCGTCGACCTCCGCGAATTCTACCACTCGCCCCTCGGCCGCCTTGCCGATCACTCGATCGCCATGGCGCTCGCCTCGCTCTGGGCGCGGCTGCCGGACGAGCGGCTGGTCGGGCTCGGCTATGCCGTGCCCTATCTCGACCGCTTCCGCGCCGATACGGAGCGCACCTTCGCCTTCATGCCCGCCGGCCAGGGCGCGGTGAACTGGCCGCCGGGCGAGCTTTCCTCGACGGCGCTGGTCTTCGACGAGGAACTGCCGCTGCCGGACGCTTCGGTCGACCGCGTGCTGATGGTGCATTCGCTGGAATTTGCCGAGAATCCGCGCGAGACGATGAAGGAGCTCTGGCGCGTGCTGGCCCCCGGCGGCCGCCTCGTCATCGTCGTGCCGAACCGACGCGGCGTGTGGGCGCGCATGGAGCACACGCCCTTCGGCTCCGGCCGTCCCTACTCCCGCAGCCAGCTCATCGCACTGCTGCGCGAGACCAACTTCACGCCCGGCGCCTCGGCCGAGGCCCTGTTCTTCCCGCCTTCCAAGCTGCGCAGCGTGCAGAAGCTGCGCGGCGCCTTCGAGCGGCTCGGCCGCTCGCTCTGGCCGATGTTCTCCGGCGTCATCATCGTGGAGGCGCAGAAGCGGCTCTATCAGGGCCTGCCGGTCGCTGCCCGTGCCTCGCGGCGCGTCTTCGTGCCGGTGCTCGCCCCGCAGGGCATCCCCACGACGCGCGAGCGCGCGCCGCGCTGA
- a CDS encoding DMT family transporter, which produces MKTRATLIGFTAILMWALLALFTAASGKMPPFQLSAVCFLIGSLPGIVVLIARPQRARLLKQPAKVWITGILGLFGYHFLYFTALRNAPAVEASLIAYLWPLLIVTGSALLPGETLRWNHVVGTLLGLGGTALIVGRNGVTFDSAYLIGYGAAFLCAFTWAGYSLATRRFEAVSTDVVTGFCLATSILSLICHLMLETTVWPQTGFEWLAIAGLGLLPVGAAFYVWDYGVKNGDIQILGAASYAAPLLSTLVLILSGFAEPTWTIALACLLVTGGAVLAAKDMIFRRAVARPA; this is translated from the coding sequence TTGAAGACGCGTGCAACCCTGATCGGCTTTACGGCGATCCTCATGTGGGCGCTGCTGGCGCTCTTCACCGCCGCGTCCGGCAAGATGCCGCCCTTCCAGCTCTCCGCCGTCTGCTTCCTCATCGGCAGCCTGCCCGGCATCGTCGTGCTCATCGCCCGGCCGCAGCGGGCCCGTCTCCTGAAGCAGCCGGCAAAGGTCTGGATCACCGGCATCCTCGGCCTCTTCGGCTATCACTTCCTCTACTTCACGGCCCTGCGCAACGCCCCGGCCGTCGAGGCGAGCCTGATCGCCTATCTCTGGCCGCTCCTCATCGTCACCGGTTCGGCGCTGCTGCCGGGCGAGACGCTGCGCTGGAACCATGTGGTCGGCACGCTGCTCGGCCTCGGCGGCACCGCGCTCATCGTCGGGCGAAACGGCGTTACCTTCGACAGCGCCTATCTCATCGGCTATGGCGCCGCCTTCCTCTGCGCCTTCACCTGGGCCGGCTACTCGCTGGCGACCCGCCGTTTCGAGGCGGTCTCGACGGATGTGGTGACCGGCTTCTGCCTCGCCACTTCCATCCTCTCGCTCATCTGCCACCTGATGCTGGAAACCACCGTCTGGCCGCAGACGGGCTTCGAATGGCTCGCCATCGCCGGCCTCGGCCTGCTGCCGGTCGGCGCGGCCTTCTATGTCTGGGACTACGGCGTCAAGAACGGCGACATCCAGATCCTCGGCGCCGCCAGCTATGCCGCGCCGCTGCTTTCCACCCTCGTCCTCATCCTCTCCGGCTTTGCCGAGCCGACCTGGACCATCGCGCTCGCCTGCCTGCTGGTGACGGGCGGCGCGGTGCTCGCCGCCAAGGACATGATCTTCAGGCGGGCTGTCGCAAGACCCGCCTGA
- the gloB gene encoding hydroxyacylglutathione hydrolase gives MTALEIELFACRSDNFGVLLHDPVTGATASIDAPEEKPILAALERRGWRLSHIFTTHHHGDHVEANLALKDRFGATIIGPARETIPGIDRKVDGGDSFDFAGRRVEVIATPGHTVGHICFHLPEEKLLFAADTLFALGCGRVFEGTPAQMWESLSTLAALPDETTVYFGHEYTLSNARFARTVDPENAALARRADEIEALRADGAFTAPTTIGIEKATNPFLRAGDPAIRRHLGMERASDAEVFAEIRGRKDRF, from the coding sequence ATGACCGCGCTGGAAATCGAACTCTTTGCCTGCCGCAGCGATAATTTCGGCGTGTTGCTGCACGATCCGGTAACGGGTGCGACGGCGAGCATCGATGCGCCGGAGGAAAAGCCGATCCTTGCTGCGCTGGAGCGCCGCGGCTGGCGCCTCAGCCATATCTTCACGACCCATCACCATGGCGACCACGTGGAGGCCAACCTCGCGCTGAAGGACCGCTTCGGCGCGACGATCATCGGCCCGGCGCGCGAGACCATTCCGGGCATCGACCGCAAGGTGGATGGCGGCGACAGTTTCGATTTCGCCGGCCGGCGCGTCGAGGTCATCGCGACGCCGGGCCATACGGTCGGCCACATCTGTTTCCACCTGCCGGAGGAGAAGCTGCTCTTTGCCGCCGATACGCTCTTCGCGCTCGGTTGCGGCCGTGTCTTCGAGGGAACGCCCGCCCAGATGTGGGAATCGCTCTCGACGCTCGCCGCCCTGCCGGATGAGACGACCGTCTATTTCGGCCATGAATACACGTTGTCGAACGCGCGCTTTGCCAGGACCGTCGATCCGGAAAACGCGGCGCTCGCACGCCGTGCCGACGAGATCGAGGCGTTGCGGGCCGACGGCGCCTTCACCGCCCCGACGACGATCGGCATCGAAAAGGCGACGAACCCCTTCCTCAGGGCCGGCGATCCGGCGATCCGCCGCCATCTCGGAATGGAGCGGGCGAGCGATGCCGAAGTGTTTGCCGAAATCCGCGGGCGAAAGGACCGGTTCTGA
- the rpmB gene encoding 50S ribosomal protein L28 — MSRSCELTGKGVQSGNNVSHANNKTKRKFLPNLCNVTLISDALGQRFRLRVSAAALRSVEHRGGLDAFLLKAEENELSMRARLLRRQIAKKTAAAAAA; from the coding sequence ATGTCCCGTAGTTGCGAATTGACCGGCAAGGGCGTCCAGTCGGGCAACAATGTGAGCCACGCAAACAACAAGACGAAGCGCAAGTTCCTGCCGAACCTGTGCAATGTCACGCTGATTTCCGACGCCCTCGGCCAGCGTTTCCGTCTTCGCGTTTCCGCAGCCGCTCTCCGCTCGGTCGAGCACCGCGGCGGCCTCGACGCCTTCCTGCTGAAGGCCGAAGAGAACGAACTGTCGATGCGCGCTCGCCTGCTGCGCCGCCAGATCGCCAAGAAGACGGCTGCCGCTGCCGCTGCCTGA
- the cobT gene encoding cobaltochelatase subunit CobT, producing MAARGDNSKPRPGGVVDMEPFRRAVTGCVRAVSGDAEVEVTFANERPGMTGERIRLPELSKRPSPAEVALTRGLGDSMALRKACHDARIHATMSPQGADARAIFDAVEQARVEAIGSNRMHGMAQNLTTMLTEKYAKANFGAITRQADAPLEEAVALIVREKLTGQAPPASAGKVLDLWRDFIVDKAGKDMEGLSSAINDQHAFSRVVRNMLASMNVAEQYGEDENEPDDSETPEDENQPRSDEQEDNDSQEDAGDDSAPADENETSDEQMDEGEMDGAEISDDDLVDDDGDDTEKPGEVRRPNQPFTDFNEKVDYGVFTQEFDETITAEELCDEAELDRLRAFLDKQLAHLQGAVGRLANRLQRRLMAQQNRAWEFDLEEGYLDSARLQRIIIDPMQPLSFKREKDTTFRDTVVTLLIDNSGSMRGRPITVAATCADILARTLERCGVKVEILGFTTKAWKGGQSREKWLGSGKPQAPGRLNDLRHIIYKAADAPWRRARRNLGLMMREGLLKENIDGEALIWAHDRLLARPEQRRILMMISDGAPVDDSTLSVNPGNYLERHLRAVIEQIETRSPVELLAIGIGHDVTRYYRRAVTIVDADELAGAMTEQLASLFADESTARLPASRRRAG from the coding sequence ATGGCAGCCCGCGGAGACAATTCGAAGCCGAGGCCCGGCGGCGTGGTGGACATGGAACCGTTCCGCCGCGCGGTGACGGGCTGCGTGCGCGCCGTCTCGGGCGATGCGGAGGTGGAGGTTACCTTCGCCAACGAGCGCCCCGGCATGACCGGCGAGCGCATCCGCCTGCCCGAGCTCTCCAAGCGCCCGTCGCCCGCCGAAGTCGCGCTCACCCGTGGCCTCGGCGACTCGATGGCGCTGCGCAAGGCCTGTCACGACGCCCGCATCCACGCGACCATGTCCCCGCAGGGCGCCGATGCCCGCGCGATCTTCGACGCCGTCGAGCAGGCGCGCGTCGAGGCGATCGGCTCCAACCGCATGCACGGCATGGCGCAGAACCTCACCACCATGCTGACGGAGAAATACGCCAAGGCCAATTTCGGCGCGATCACCCGCCAGGCCGATGCCCCTCTTGAAGAAGCCGTCGCGCTCATCGTGCGCGAGAAGCTGACCGGCCAGGCCCCGCCCGCCTCGGCCGGCAAGGTGCTCGACCTCTGGCGCGATTTCATCGTCGACAAGGCCGGCAAGGACATGGAGGGCCTTTCCTCCGCCATCAACGACCAGCACGCCTTCTCGCGCGTCGTGCGCAACATGCTCGCCTCGATGAACGTCGCCGAGCAATACGGCGAGGACGAGAACGAACCGGACGATTCGGAAACGCCCGAGGACGAGAACCAGCCGCGCAGCGACGAGCAGGAAGACAACGACAGCCAGGAAGACGCTGGCGACGATTCAGCGCCCGCCGACGAGAACGAGACGTCCGACGAGCAGATGGACGAAGGCGAGATGGACGGCGCGGAAATCTCCGACGACGACCTCGTCGACGATGACGGCGACGACACCGAAAAGCCCGGCGAGGTGCGCCGCCCGAACCAGCCCTTCACGGATTTCAACGAGAAGGTCGATTACGGCGTCTTCACGCAGGAATTCGACGAGACCATCACCGCCGAGGAACTGTGCGACGAGGCGGAACTCGACCGCCTGCGCGCCTTCCTCGACAAGCAGCTCGCCCATCTTCAGGGCGCGGTCGGCCGCCTCGCCAACCGGCTTCAGCGCCGCCTGATGGCGCAGCAGAACCGCGCCTGGGAATTCGACCTCGAAGAGGGCTATCTCGACAGCGCCCGCCTGCAGCGCATCATCATCGACCCGATGCAGCCGCTCTCCTTCAAGCGCGAGAAGGACACGACCTTCCGCGACACGGTCGTGACGCTGCTGATCGACAATTCCGGCTCCATGCGCGGCCGCCCGATCACGGTCGCCGCCACCTGCGCCGACATCCTCGCCCGCACGCTGGAGCGCTGCGGCGTGAAGGTCGAGATCCTCGGCTTCACCACCAAGGCCTGGAAGGGCGGGCAATCGCGCGAAAAATGGCTCGGCAGCGGCAAGCCGCAGGCGCCCGGCCGCCTCAACGATCTCCGCCACATCATCTACAAGGCCGCCGACGCCCCGTGGCGGCGCGCACGGCGCAATCTCGGCCTGATGATGCGCGAGGGCCTCCTGAAGGAGAACATCGACGGCGAGGCGCTGATCTGGGCGCACGACCGCCTGCTCGCCCGCCCCGAGCAGCGCCGCATCCTGATGATGATCTCGGACGGTGCGCCGGTCGACGATTCGACACTCTCGGTGAACCCCGGCAACTATCTCGAGCGGCACCTGCGCGCCGTCATAGAGCAGATCGAGACGCGCTCGCCGGTCGAGCTGCTGGCCATCGGCATCGGCCATGACGTCACGCGCTACTACCGTCGCGCCGTCACCATCGTCGACGCGGACGAGCTGGCCGGCGCCATGACCGAACAGCTCGCCTCGCTCTTCGCCGACGAAAGCACCGCCCGCCTCCCCGCCAGCCGCCGCCGTGCGGGCTGA
- a CDS encoding prephenate/arogenate dehydrogenase family protein: protein MTDGHFDKIALIGIGLIGSSIARAVKAKGLAKTVTISSRSTETLDRARELELGTDYVHDAGKAVEGADLVIVSVPVGASGKVAEDIAPHLKPGAIVTDVGSTKASVVAQMLPHMPKNVHFIPGHPLAGTEHSGPDAGFAELFQGRWCILTPVHGTDKDAKRKLAAFWEALGSKVDEMDTEHHDKVLAIVSHLPHIIAYNIVGTADDLETVTESEVIKYSASGFRDFTRLAASDPTMWRDVCLHNKDAILEMLARFSEDLAYLQRAIRWGDGDKLFDLFTRTRAIRRSIIDAGQDTAAPNFGRPVDDKNG, encoded by the coding sequence ATGACGGACGGACATTTCGACAAGATCGCGCTGATCGGCATCGGCCTCATCGGCTCCTCCATTGCCCGCGCCGTCAAGGCCAAGGGCCTTGCGAAAACCGTCACCATCTCGAGCCGCAGCACGGAAACTCTGGACCGCGCCCGCGAACTGGAACTGGGCACCGACTACGTGCATGACGCCGGCAAGGCCGTCGAAGGCGCCGACCTCGTCATCGTCTCCGTGCCCGTCGGCGCCTCCGGCAAGGTGGCCGAGGACATCGCCCCGCACCTCAAGCCCGGCGCCATCGTCACCGACGTCGGCTCCACCAAGGCATCGGTCGTCGCGCAGATGCTGCCGCACATGCCGAAGAACGTGCATTTCATCCCCGGCCACCCGCTGGCCGGCACCGAGCATTCCGGCCCGGATGCCGGCTTTGCAGAACTGTTCCAGGGCCGCTGGTGCATCCTGACCCCGGTGCACGGCACCGACAAGGACGCCAAGCGCAAGCTCGCCGCCTTCTGGGAAGCACTCGGCTCGAAAGTCGACGAGATGGATACGGAGCACCACGACAAGGTGCTCGCCATCGTCTCGCACCTGCCGCACATCATCGCCTACAATATCGTCGGCACGGCGGACGACCTGGAGACGGTGACGGAATCGGAAGTCATCAAGTATTCGGCCTCCGGCTTCCGCGACTTCACGCGCCTTGCCGCTTCGGACCCGACCATGTGGCGCGACGTCTGCCTGCACAACAAGGATGCGATCCTGGAAATGCTGGCGCGCTTTTCCGAGGACCTTGCCTATCTCCAGCGCGCGATCCGCTGGGGCGACGGGGATAAGCTCTTCGACCTCTTCACCCGCACCCGCGCCATCCGACGCTCGATCATCGACGCCGGCCAGGATACCGCCGCGCCGAACTTCGGCCGCCCGGTCGACGACAAGAACGGCTGA